One genomic segment of Besnoitia besnoiti strain Bb-Ger1 chromosome VII, whole genome shotgun sequence includes these proteins:
- a CDS encoding hypothetical protein (encoded by transcript BESB_076650) produces MATEVPPKDSDSLGGTPFVSSHRIQREESENSYQGADCWPLPQHLSTNDRHLASLAHGAFMCTRCLAVFAPRPATRDGEEGSESGVKKERRNDSTAPSCAQADDETSSARLSTADPRGEWERAHSAAPSSGDLGPNTSLLFSSFRLRDAAEIRRLLPVQLEPAQGKSRRRRRPAPSQEEEVEPLPALPSRKTPLSPSHHGPEKTLFLLSASQLRALLRGKHFGKTEASPSGRDGRGEFEDSRNVALTRGRVILSGNQRRVWLQQKSLACPEACSGEAVPVLFFVPPGSLDSSARTAPAQACVEEAEAARSRVFLDLHAKGFFVRDGLAYGGDWLLYPLPPSVCHATALVFVLRSPRRGGAAIHSQAAGANTTKNEGDTSQRSMEDLARRSACASTGEGGAAVSGGVRHGLEGACLPLTRNGCQGVISDAFSLDPASLVRMQRLAATAKKAAVLAIVEMGTSGPPVYAQLDRLTEQG; encoded by the coding sequence ATGGCTACGGAGGTCCCTCCTAAAGATTCAGATAGTCTCGGAGGGACGCCTTTCGTTTCCAGCCATCGAATACAGCGCGAGGAATCTGAGAACAGCTATCAGGGGGCTGACTGCTggcctctgccgcagcaTCTTTCTACGAATGATCGCCATCTTGCCAGTTTGGCCCATGGGGCTTTTATGTGCACCCGCTGTCTCGCGGTCTTTGCCCCGCGGCCTGCAACGAgggacggagaggagggctCGGAGTCCGGAGTGAaaaaagagaggaggaatGATTCAACGGCTCCTTCATGCGCGCAAGCTGACGACGAGACCTCCTCAGCGCGTCTCTCGACTGCCGACCCTAGAGGCGAGTGGGAGCGGGCAcactctgcggcgccctcttcTGGTGACTTAGGCCCAAACACGAGcctgcttttctcttctttccgcctTCGAGACGCGGCAGAAATCCGCAGACTGCTGCCCGTTCAGCTGGAGCCCGCGCAGGGCAAGTCaaggaggcgccggaggcccgcgcctAGCCAAGAGGAGGAGGTGGAGCCCCTCCCCGCTCTGCCGTCTCGAAAAACGCCGCTGTCCCCATCCCACCATGGGCCGGAAAAGACGCTGTTCTTGCTGTCCGCCAGCCAGTTGCGTGCGCTGCTTCGTGGAAAGCATTTCGGGAAGACTGAGGCGAGCCCATCAGGCcgagacggccgcggcgagttcGAAGACTCCCGCAATGTCGCCCTGACACGCGGTCGCGTGATTCTATCGGGAAACCAGAGACGAGTGTGGCTCCAACAGAAGAGCCTTGCGTGCCCGGAGGCGTGCTCAGGCGAGGCTGTGCCGGTTCTTTTTTTTGTTCCGCCTGGGTCGCTCGACAGCAGTGCACGGaccgcgccagcgcaggcctgcgtcgaggaagccgaagcggcgcgctcgcgcgtgttTCTCGACCTGCACGCGAAGGGATTCTTCGtgcgcgacggcctcgctTACGGCGGAGACTGGCTCCTGTATCCCCTGCCTCCCTCTGTCTGCCACGCGACAGCCCTGGTGTTCGTactgcggtcgccgcggagagggggCGCTGCCATCCACTcgcaggctgcgggcgcAAATACGACGAAAAACGAGGGTGACACCAGCCAGCGCTCGATGGAGGACTTGGCGCGGcgatctgcatgcgcgtcaaCGGgtgaaggcggcgctgctgtgtCTGGAGGTGTGAGGCATGGACTCGAAggcgcgtgtctgccgctGACGCGTAACGGATGCCAAGGCGTGATTTCAgacgccttctctctcgatCCGGCCTCGCTCGTGCGCATGCAACGTCTGGCGGCAACGGCAAAGAAAGCAGCAGTCCTCGCCATTGTGGAAATGGGGACCTCCGGGCCCCCGGTGTACGCGCAGCTAGACCGCCTCACTGAACAAGGCTGA
- a CDS encoding hypothetical protein (encoded by transcript BESB_076660), translating to MSSCTVFAVESALDALQSLADPDLRDYWETVLPSDTNCYTRCRQYVSEAAEAPPPPPGAFSGASPSASTRAWWSELRPRASVYTAGTFCKKGCDGLDAEDVASCHENCKVLCFKNDIIEAKDSWANISLLDRSPADPEASRMCEEACRFGCSVREELGVFSAGASSSHPLGPDPKAKDGGQS from the exons ATGTCTTCATGCACAGTGTTTGCCGTCGAGAGTGCGCttgacgcgctgcagagttTAGCGGATCCC GATCTGCGCGATTACTGGGAAACCGTGCTGCCGTCTGACACGAACTGTTACACACGCTGCCGGCAATAcgtcagcgaggcggcggaagcaccgccgccgccccccggcgCGTTTTCGGGCGCCTCTCCATCGGCGTCGACACGCGCCTGGTGGTCAGAGCTCCGCCCCAGGGCCTCGGTCTACACAGCAGGCACCTTCTGCAAAAAGGGATGCGACGGcctcgacgcagaggacgt CGCGTCTTGCCACGAGAACTGCAAGGTGCTGTGCTTCAAGAACGATATCATTGAG GCAAAGGACTCGTGGGCGAACATCTCCCTCTTGGATCGATCGCCG GCAGATCCGGAAGCCAGCAGAATGTGCGAGGAAGCGTGCAGGTTCGGTTGCAGCGTTCGCGAAGAACTTGGCGTGTTTTCGGCGGGGGCAAGCTCCAGCCATCCATTAGGGCCTGACCCCAAGGCGAAGGACGGCGGGCAGTCTTAG